A single Sulfurimonas aquatica DNA region contains:
- a CDS encoding peptidase M42 has translation MEEFYDILKQLIRIPSVVGAEHPFFMFVKRELEEIGVEVEYYDGVLVAKGSKPSSGYMSSHADRHGLICTGHNEFQYAAFIAKNRADLTGTSNSEKLLHNFNARFVGEKVQAYEPWSGTYLGMGVITEASLCERRNNIIFKVDDFSHLFPGTPIAFMDKLEFKDDHLSAQIDNVISVAIMIYMYHIGYKGTAFFTASEEAGKSWRFLLEYFKRFDITTNELLVLDTSPYASLEDMQNLDVILRHRDENAVFKSPLKNTIKKIAMDNGIKYHFKDAYLKNIMKQNGTKNSLGTTELGRIIHATKGEIQGTTLQLPTIGYHTVDETTSIKSVESMITILSKLYQIDS, from the coding sequence ATGGAAGAATTTTATGACATTTTAAAACAACTGATTCGTATACCAAGTGTAGTTGGAGCGGAGCATCCATTTTTTATGTTTGTTAAACGCGAACTTGAAGAGATAGGCGTCGAAGTTGAGTACTACGATGGCGTTTTAGTTGCTAAGGGGAGTAAACCATCAAGTGGTTATATGTCTTCGCATGCAGATAGACATGGGCTCATATGTACAGGGCACAATGAGTTTCAATACGCTGCGTTTATTGCAAAAAATAGAGCAGACTTAACGGGCACATCCAACTCTGAAAAACTTTTACATAACTTTAATGCCCGTTTTGTTGGTGAGAAAGTCCAAGCATATGAGCCTTGGTCTGGCACCTATTTAGGAATGGGAGTTATAACAGAAGCTTCACTATGTGAGCGACGAAATAATATCATCTTTAAAGTTGATGATTTTTCACACCTTTTTCCTGGAACTCCCATCGCATTTATGGATAAGCTAGAGTTTAAAGATGATCATTTATCAGCGCAAATCGACAATGTAATCTCTGTAGCAATAATGATATATATGTACCACATAGGCTATAAAGGCACCGCATTTTTCACCGCGTCTGAAGAGGCTGGAAAGAGTTGGAGATTTTTACTCGAGTACTTTAAACGTTTTGACATCACCACAAACGAGCTTTTAGTTTTAGATACAAGTCCTTATGCATCACTTGAGGACATGCAAAACTTAGATGTAATTCTAAGACATCGTGATGAAAACGCAGTTTTTAAATCACCCCTAAAAAACACTATTAAAAAAATAGCGATGGACAATGGAATTAAATATCATTTCAAAGATGCATATTTAAAAAATATCATGAAGCAAAATGGAACAAAAAACTCTCTAGGAACTACGGAACTCGGTCGTATTATCCATGCCACAAAAGGTGAGATACAAGGGACGACTCTTCAACTTCCTACTATTGGATATCATACGGTTGATGAGACAACAAGCATCAAGTCAGTTGAGAGTATGATTACTATTTTAAGTAAACTATATCAAATAGATAGTTAA